The Streptomyces achromogenes DNA segment GGCTTCGCGTCGTGGATGTCACCGCGGCCGGCGGTGGGGGAGAGGTGACGGGCGGCGGCGGTCCCGGGCGGGTCCCGGCCGGTCACTGGGGGCGCGCCATCAGTATCGCGACGTCGTCCTGGGCGGGGTGCGGGAGCATCTGCCCGAGGACGTCGTCACAGAGCGCCGGGAGGGGCCGTCCGGGTCGCCGCAGTGCCCGGGCGAGCCGGTCGAGCCCCTGGTCGAGGTCGCGGTCCCGGGCTTCGATGAGGCCGTCGGTGTACAGGACGAGCAGGCTGCCGGACGGCAGCGGAACCTCTTCGGCCGCGAACTGCCGCCCGCCGGTTCCCAGCGGGGTGCCGGGCGAGCCGTCGAGGAAGGCGACCGCGCCGTCGCCCGTCACCACGGCCGGCGGGGGGTGACCGGCCCTGGCGACGAGGCATCCGCCGGCGCCGGGGTCGTGGACGGCGTAGACGCAGGTGGCCATCTGGTCCTCGCCCATGTCGGCCACGACGGCGTCCAGCGAGCGCAGCATGCGGGCCGGGTCGACGTCGTGCCGGGCGAGCGTGCGCACCGCAGTGCGGAGCTGGCCCATCACCGCCGCGGCATGGATGCCGTGCCCCATGACGTCCCCGATGACGAGCCCCGTCCGGCCGTCGGGCAGCGCGATGACGTCGTACCAGTCGCCGCCGACGTCGTGCTCGCTCGCCGGCCGGTACCGGCCCGTGAGCTCGAGGCCGGGGACGACGGGCAGCGCGCTGTTGGTCAGACTGCGCTGCAGGGTCAGCGCCGCCGCCCGCTGCCGGGTGTACATGAGCGCGTTGTCGATGTTGAGGGCGGCGCGCGCCGCCAGCTCGTCGACGAGCACGCAGTCCTGGTCGTCGAAGGGTTCACGGCTGCGCAGCCGCGTCACCACGATCGCGCCGAGGACCTTGTCCCGGGCGACCAGCGGGATCAGCCGCGCGGACCCGAGGCTCATGAGGTAGGCGCGCAGTTCGTCGGCGCGGGGATCGGTGACGAGCGCGGGCACGTCGGACCGGTAGAGGTTGGTGGGGCGGCCGTCCGCGATGACCCGTTCGTAGAGGGAGCCGGCCGCGATCCGGGAGGTCATGCCCGCACGGAGCTTCGCGGTCGGGGCGGCGGGATCGGGGAAGAGTGCGGCCATCCGCCGGACCACGCCGCGGGTGACGGCGGTGGACTCGTCGGGCGCCAGGACCTCTTCGAGGAGCTGCACGTCGGCGGAGTCGGCGAGCTGGGGCACCAGCATCTGCACGATCTCCTCGGAGGTCTGCCGCAGGTCCAGGGTGGTGCCGATGCGGGTGCCGACCTCCGCCAGCAGCGCGAAGCGGTGCCGGGCGCGTTCGGCGTCGCGTTCCGCCTGCTGGCTCTCGGTGATGTCGATGAGGGAGGCGATCACGCCCAGGGTCCGGCCGCCGCCGTCGAGAAGCGGGGCGTAGGAGCACGACCAGGTGCGTTCGCGGTCGGGGTCCGAGGGGGTCCGCCCGGTGCGGCGGACGTCGACGACGGCCGTGCCCCGCTCCAGGACCTGCCGCATCGTCGCCTCCAGCGCCACGGCGTTGACGCCGGGCACGACCTCGGTCAGCCGCCTGCCGAGGTGCTCGGCGGCGGAGGCGCCGTTCATCCGGGCGAGGGCGTCGTTGACCCGGAGGAAGCGCAGGTCGACGCCGAGGGTGGCCAGGCCGATGGGCGACTGGCTGAAGAGGCTCTCCAGGGCCGCGAGGGAGTCGCGCATGCGCAGGACCTGGGAGGTCTCCACGGCGATCAGCAGAGCTCCGGCCCGGCCCCGCGCATCGGCGGCCGGGACGATCCACATCTCCATGGTGACCTGGTGGCCGTCGCGGTGGCGCACCGACAGCGTGCCGACCACGGTCTCCCCGCCCTGGACGCGGTGGGTGAGGTGGTCGGCCAGCTCCCGGTTGCCCTCGGGCACCAGAAGGGCCGACGCGGGCCGGTCGAGGACGTCCTGCGGCCGGTAACCGAGGAGATCCTGGGCGGCCAGCGACCACTCCACGACGCGGCCGTCCGCGTCCTCCCGCCACAGCGCGATCGGAAGCAGCTCCCGCAGTACGCCCGCGTACCCGACAGCTCCCCGAGGCTGCTCGGGCGCCGCGCCCGCCCGGTGAGGGGCTTCCACCGCGGTACCTCCCCATCGGCATGGATCATATGAAAACACCATATCCGGAACATTCGGGGAAGAGTGGTGCCCGTGTTGCTTCGCGTGGGCCGCCGCGGAGATCGATGTGCGTGGCGTGCGCGTTCACGCGGGCGGCGACACCCGATATCGTCAAAGTGACGACATTGGGCGGGGTCGCCGTCCCCGCCACCCTCCGGGAGGACCGCCATGCCCGCCGCACTCCGCCTTCCCGCCCGGTCCGGGGCCGGCGCCGTCCCCGGCGCCGGCGTCACGACGGTCCGTCTGCTCCCGCAGGACCCCGAGTGGCTGTGGGACTTCTTCATGACGCACGACCTGCTGCTCGCGCCCCTCCACGCGGCCTGGGCGGCCCGCAGGCACGGCGTGGGCGAGGACATCGCGCCCGCCCGGCCGCCCGGGCTGGAGAACCTGACCGGGCTCGACGCCCCGGCCGCTCTCGATGCCTGGGCCCGCGTCCACCACGCCCTCCCGCCGGCCCTGCGCTGCCGCGCGCTCCTGCACGACGAACGGGCGGTGCCCACCCGCCGCGGCCCACTGCGCGCCCCCGACGGCAGACCGCTGATCCCACTGCACGCCGTCACCGTCGCCGAGGACGATCCGCGCGCCCTCGGACGCGTACGACGCGCCGTACGCGCCGGGGCCAGGGCGATGCCCTCGCTCGTGGTGACGAGGCGTCCCGACGGATCGGCCGACGTCCACGGGGTCGCCTCGCCGGGCGACTACCGGGGCACGGTGGAGCGGACCGTCGCGGTCCTGTCCCTCGCTGCCGACGACGACACCGACGTGCTCACCGAAGCCCTCGCGCAGGCGACGACGACTTCCCGCACCGACCTGTCCGAGGTGCAGTACGCGGCCTACCGTCGCTTCGCCGACCGGCTCGCCGCGGCGGCCATGACCGGCCGGTCCGGCGGCGACCGGGCGCTGTTCAGAAGCCGGTACTGACCGGCGCCCGACGGCGTGCCCGCTCTTCGGGGGGTGGCCCGTGCCCCGCGCGGCGCGGCTCTCTGACAGGCTCGGGGCCGTGACGTACGTAGTGACCGTGGACACCTGCATCCCGGAGGGCACTCCGGAGATGGACCCGCTGCAACGCGCCGGCGCCGTGGCGCTCATCGAGGACGGATTCGCCGCAGTGAGGTCCGTCAAGGGACCGGAGGGGGTGGAAGTCGTCCTGCTCGACACCATCGTGGCCGTCCACCCGGGCGGCGCCCTGCTGAAAGTGATCGTGGACGCTCCGGCCCTGGAGTTCGCCGAGGACACCGTGCAGGCGCTCGTGGACGAACTGCTGGAGCGCTCCGCGCTGCTGGCCGACTGGACGATCGAGCGGTGCGAGGTCGAACTCCACCAGGATCTCGCCAAGGAGAGCCTCGAGGCGGCCGAGGGCCCCGATGCCCCGCCCGACGACCCGGCCGCCCGGAAGGCCCGGCACACCGCCGGCCCGTCGGGCGAAGGCCCGGCGAAGGGCGACGACGCGAAGACGGAGGCCGCGGCCGTCCGAACGCAGATGCTCCGGCTGGCCGAAGCGCTGCGGTCGTTCCCTCCTGCGACGTTCGGCGCGACCGGCGCGGACGAGGCGGACGAGGGGGGAGTTGCCGCACTCGCCGCCGGAGCCCTTCTCTACGCGACCGACATCCTGGTGGACGAACTGTTCGAAGACCTCCAGGTCCTCACCCAGGAGGATGTGGCCGTCGCCGAGTGCGAAGGTCCGTTGTGGCACCTCGAGCACCTTCCCGACCGCTACGCCCTCCAGTACGACGCCCGCTTCGCGCGCCGCTTCCTGGTGACCGTGATCGCCCTGACCACCCGCTTCACCGACGGCTCCTTCCAGCGGCTCAGCTGCGTGGCCGAGGGGCTCGCCCTGCGGTTGCTCCTGAACGAGACGGCCTCGACGCTGGAGCTGTACGGGCTCCTGGACGCCGACGTGTCGGCCGCTCTCGACGCGTTCGCCGACCGGGTGTACGAGGGCATGGACCACCAGTGGCTCTACGACGACGCCCTGGGCGTCGACGAGGGGGCCGCCGCCGGCGCCGGCCCGAGGGCCGCGCCGCTGGCGTTCAGGTCGTGGTTCACCCCCTTCGACGAGAGCCCTGCCGAGAGCGGCTACGTGCACCCGTCCGCGGCGGACGACGTCGTCTGAGCGGCCCTGCGGCGAACGGGCCAGGGAGGGGCGGGCCGGGAAGGGCGGGCCCGCGAGGGCCGGGGAAGGGCGGGCCCCATATCGGACCGTGGGGGGTCAGGAGTGAGTCCGGCCGCCGTCGTGTGATGCTGGCGCCATGACTGATCGAGGCGAGGTTTCCGTTGTCCGCTGGCCCGGCCCGACGCTTTCCGCGGACGACGGGCCGGCCGCGCTGCTCGCCGCCTACCACCTGCGGACGGAGGCGGAGAAGGGTGCGGCCGTCGCCGACGTGGACGCGTTGCCGGAGCGCTACCGAAGGGAGATAGCGGACCCGCGGACGGTGTTCGCCGCCGACGTCGTGCTCGTGGCGGTGATCGGGGACGCCGCGGTGGGCTGCCTGGTGGTGACGGCTCCCGTCGACGGGGGGTCCGAGATCAAGAGACTCTGGACGGACCCGGCGGTCCGCGGCCGGGGCGTCGCGTCCGGCCTGCTCCGCGCGGCGCTCGCGCATGCCGCGGAGAACGGCGTGGGCGTCCTGCGGCTGTCGGTGTGGGCCTGGCGGACCGGGGCCGTCGCCCTGTACGAACGGTTCGGCTTCGCCGTCACCGAGTCCTGGGACGAGCGGGACCGGCTGGTGTGCATGGAGCGCGCCGTGTGAATGGCCACCGCCTTGGATGTGCGGCAGGTGGCGGATGCCTCACGGGCCGTCGGCGCGAAGGAGTGGACCGGTCGCCTCACCGGGGTCGATCGTGGGCGACATGAACGATCATCGAGGTGCCATGAGTGACGTGCCGCCGCACGGCGAGGCCGACGAGATCCGTCGCTTCTGGGGGCGGCTCGGCCTTCCCGGGCTGGTCGACGTGCACACGCACTTCATGCCCGAGCGCGTCCTGCGCAAGGTGTGGGACTACTTCGACGGGGTCGGGCCCCTGACGGGCGGGCTGGAGTGGCCCATCACCTACCGGCGGGACGAGGCGGAACGGATGGCCCTGCTCCGGCAGTTCGGCGTGCGGGCCTTCACCGCGATGCTCTACCCGCACAAGCCCGGCATGGCCCCGTGGCTCAACGGCTGGGCGGCAGACTTCGCCCGCCGCACCCCCGACTGCCTGCACACGTCCACGCTCTATCCGGAGCCGGGCGTCGAGGCGTACGTCCGGGAGGCCGTCGAGGCGGGGGCACGCGTCTTCAAGGCGCACGTGCAGGTCGGAGCGTACGACCCGACGGACGAACTCCTGCGGCCGGCCTGGGCGTTGCTGGCCGAGGCCGGGGTCCCCGTGGTGATCCACTGCGGCTCCGGACCGGCGCGCGGCAAGCACACCGGGCCCGAGCCGATCGCGCGGGTGTTGTCGGCACACCCCCGACTGCGGCTGATCGTCGCCCACATGGGAATGCCCGAGTACGAGGACTTCCTCGACCTCGCGGAGCGGTACGAGGAGGTGCGGCTCGACACGACGATGGCGTTCACCGACTTCGCCGAGGAGCTCAGCCCGTTTCCCCGCCGGGCCCTGCCCCGCCTGGCCGCACTCGGCGACCGGATCCTGCTCGGCACCGACTTCCCCAGCATCCCCTACCGGTACCTCCACCAGTTGCACGCACTGGAACGCCTGGGCCTCGGCGACGAGTGGCTGCGGGCGGTGTGCCACGACAACGCGGCCCGCCTGTTCGCCGTGTGAGCATCACCGGCGAAGTGTGCGAACCACCGGCGAGGTGCGAGAACCCGTAGGACCTGGTGTCGTCGATGGTCGGCTTGCCGCCCTTCCGCAGGGCCCTGACCGGCGTCAGCCGCGTCGAGATCGCCCAGCACACCGGCCTCACCCCACAGACGGTCTCGGGCATCGTGGTCGACCTGCTTGGGCAGGCCGCTGGT contains these protein-coding regions:
- a CDS encoding SpoIIE family protein phosphatase, which translates into the protein MEAPHRAGAAPEQPRGAVGYAGVLRELLPIALWREDADGRVVEWSLAAQDLLGYRPQDVLDRPASALLVPEGNRELADHLTHRVQGGETVVGTLSVRHRDGHQVTMEMWIVPAADARGRAGALLIAVETSQVLRMRDSLAALESLFSQSPIGLATLGVDLRFLRVNDALARMNGASAAEHLGRRLTEVVPGVNAVALEATMRQVLERGTAVVDVRRTGRTPSDPDRERTWSCSYAPLLDGGGRTLGVIASLIDITESQQAERDAERARHRFALLAEVGTRIGTTLDLRQTSEEIVQMLVPQLADSADVQLLEEVLAPDESTAVTRGVVRRMAALFPDPAAPTAKLRAGMTSRIAAGSLYERVIADGRPTNLYRSDVPALVTDPRADELRAYLMSLGSARLIPLVARDKVLGAIVVTRLRSREPFDDQDCVLVDELAARAALNIDNALMYTRQRAAALTLQRSLTNSALPVVPGLELTGRYRPASEHDVGGDWYDVIALPDGRTGLVIGDVMGHGIHAAAVMGQLRTAVRTLARHDVDPARMLRSLDAVVADMGEDQMATCVYAVHDPGAGGCLVARAGHPPPAVVTGDGAVAFLDGSPGTPLGTGGRQFAAEEVPLPSGSLLVLYTDGLIEARDRDLDQGLDRLARALRRPGRPLPALCDDVLGQMLPHPAQDDVAILMARPQ
- a CDS encoding GNAT family N-acetyltransferase; amino-acid sequence: MTDRGEVSVVRWPGPTLSADDGPAALLAAYHLRTEAEKGAAVADVDALPERYRREIADPRTVFAADVVLVAVIGDAAVGCLVVTAPVDGGSEIKRLWTDPAVRGRGVASGLLRAALAHAAENGVGVLRLSVWAWRTGAVALYERFGFAVTESWDERDRLVCMERAV
- a CDS encoding amidohydrolase family protein, which produces MNDHRGAMSDVPPHGEADEIRRFWGRLGLPGLVDVHTHFMPERVLRKVWDYFDGVGPLTGGLEWPITYRRDEAERMALLRQFGVRAFTAMLYPHKPGMAPWLNGWAADFARRTPDCLHTSTLYPEPGVEAYVREAVEAGARVFKAHVQVGAYDPTDELLRPAWALLAEAGVPVVIHCGSGPARGKHTGPEPIARVLSAHPRLRLIVAHMGMPEYEDFLDLAERYEEVRLDTTMAFTDFAEELSPFPRRALPRLAALGDRILLGTDFPSIPYRYLHQLHALERLGLGDEWLRAVCHDNAARLFAV